The genomic segment GAAGAGCGCACCCGCGCCGCGCTGGCCGCCAACGCCTTTGGCGTGATCACCGAGATCGACATCGCCGCGACGATGAAGGCCAAGCTCGGCCTCGAGATGGCGCCCTACAAGATCCTCGGCGCCTGTTCGCCCAAATATGCCGCGGCGATTCTCGCGGCCGAGCCGAAGGCGGGCTCGATGTTGCCCTGCAATATCGTGCTGCGCGAGGTTCCGGGCGGCGTCGAGGTG from the Rhodobacter xanthinilyticus genome contains:
- a CDS encoding DUF302 domain-containing protein translates to MSYTIDRLLEGLTLPQAEERTRAALAANAFGVITEIDIAATMKAKLGLEMAPYKILGACSPKYAAAILAAEPKAGSMLPCNIVLREVPGGVEVNAVDPVASMAAIEAAALAPILDEVRGILARAIAAI